A window of the Pogona vitticeps strain Pit_001003342236 chromosome 4, PviZW2.1, whole genome shotgun sequence genome harbors these coding sequences:
- the PKIG gene encoding cAMP-dependent protein kinase inhibitor gamma isoform X2, with protein sequence MLTLFQIPIHYSKSRGAELASLTFSMSENRKGTFLQQCKKCQIDMNGDMLDSHGVCPRCRAEAGDEHKGKRDSATKNADDIMESEAAYSDFISCDRSGRRNAIHDLQGDAAALNLEKLASTMDDIAITEEENQVEDGATEKESGIMPKSQNSSPTL encoded by the exons ATGCTAACACTTTTCCAAATTCCCATTCACTACAGTAAGTCCAGAGGTGCTGAGCTGGCCAGTTTAACATTTAGCATGTctgagaacagaaagggaacctTTCTCCAACAGTGTAAGAAATGCCAAATCGACATGAACGGAGACATGTTAGATTCACATGGTGTGTGTCCTCGGTGCAGAGCTGAGGCAGGAGACGAGCACAAAGGCAAGAG ggattctgccacaaagaatgcaGATGACATCATGGAGAGTGAGGCTGCCTACTCTGATTTCATCAGTTGTGATCGGAGCGGCCGGAGAAATGCGATCCATGACCTGCAAGGAGATGCAGCTGCCCTTAACCTGGAGAAACTGGCAAGCACCATGGATGATATTGCTATTACAGAGGAAG AAAATCAAGTAGAGGATGGTGCTACTGAGAAGGAAAGTGGAATTATGCCTAAAAGCCAAAATAGCAGCCCAACGTTGTAA
- the PKIG gene encoding cAMP-dependent protein kinase inhibitor gamma isoform X1: MSENRKGTFLQQCKKCQIDMNGDMLDSHGVCPRCRAEAGDEHKGKRDSATKNADDIMESEAAYSDFISCDRSGRRNAIHDLQGDAAALNLEKLASTMDDIAITEEEQLLSAENQVEDGATEKESGIMPKSQNSSPTL, encoded by the exons ATGTctgagaacagaaagggaacctTTCTCCAACAGTGTAAGAAATGCCAAATCGACATGAACGGAGACATGTTAGATTCACATGGTGTGTGTCCTCGGTGCAGAGCTGAGGCAGGAGACGAGCACAAAGGCAAGAG ggattctgccacaaagaatgcaGATGACATCATGGAGAGTGAGGCTGCCTACTCTGATTTCATCAGTTGTGATCGGAGCGGCCGGAGAAATGCGATCCATGACCTGCAAGGAGATGCAGCTGCCCTTAACCTGGAGAAACTGGCAAGCACCATGGATGATATTGCTATTACAGAGGAAG AACAACTTCTTTCTGCAGAAAATCAAGTAGAGGATGGTGCTACTGAGAAGGAAAGTGGAATTATGCCTAAAAGCCAAAATAGCAGCCCAACGTTGTAA